A part of Saimiri boliviensis isolate mSaiBol1 chromosome 13, mSaiBol1.pri, whole genome shotgun sequence genomic DNA contains:
- the LOC101048367 gene encoding LOW QUALITY PROTEIN: hepatitis A virus cellular receptor 1 (The sequence of the model RefSeq protein was modified relative to this genomic sequence to represent the inferred CDS: inserted 2 bases in 2 codons; substituted 1 base at 1 genomic stop codon) has product MAGTQEAELAVSRDHATALQPGNRVRLHPPLKKRKENTSVSDSGLYCCHVEHRVXFSDMKITVALEMVPPRVTATPIVTTVPTIKTVPAFTAVQISTTVPTTVTVSTFAXPTPSPTQNHGPATPPSSPQPTETHPAMLQEATRTPRAGSSLHSCTTDGNDTMTESSDGLWNNSQTQLSPAHSPQMATPTKGICAGVCMPVLMPLALLGVIIARKYFFRNKIXTFSRLQIKALQNAVKKEVPTEDSIYVENNLYAAD; this is encoded by the exons atggctggaacccaagaggcagagcttgcagtcagccgagatcacgccactgcactccaacctggcaacagagtgagactccatccacccctcaaaaaaagaaaagaaaatacatctgtGTCTGACAGTGGCTTATACTGTTGTCATGTGGAGCACAGGGTGTAGTTCAGTGACATGAAAATCACTGTAGCATTGGAGATGGTACCACCCAGGGTCACAGCTACTCCAATTGTCACAACTGTTCCAACCATCAAGACTGTTCCAGCCTTCACAGCTGTTCAAATAAGCACCACTGTTCCAACGACAGTGACAGTTTCCACCTTTG CCCCAACGCCATCACCCACGCAGAACCACGGACCAGCTACTCCACCTTCTTCGCCTCAGCCAACAGAAACCCACCCCGCAATGCTGCAGGAAGCAACAAGGACACCACGTGCCGGctcgtcactgcactcctgcacaACCGATGGGAATGACACCATGACAGAGTCTTCAGATGGCCTTTGGAATAACAGTCAAACTCAGCTGTCCCCAGCACATAGTCCGCAGATGGCCACCCCCACTAAGGGAATCTGTGCTGGAGTCTGTATGCCTGTCTTGATGCCTCTTGCTCTTTTGGGTGTCATCATTGCCAGAAAGTATTTCTTCAGAAATAAGA TGACATTTAGCAGGCTTCAAATTAAAGCTTTGCAAAATGCAGTTAAAAAGGAAGTCCCAACAGAAGACAGTATCTATGTTGAGAATAATCTTTATGCCGCGGACTAA
- the CLU gene encoding clusterin, whose product MMKTLLLFVGLLLTWESGQVLGDQSVSENELQEMSDQGSKYVNKEIQNAVNGVKEIKTLIEKTNEERKTLLSNLEEAKKKKEDALNETRESETKLKEFPGVCNETMMALWEECKPCLKQTCMKFYARVCRSGSGLVGRQLEEFLNQSSPFYFWMNGDRIDSLLENDRQQTHMLDIMQDRFSRASSIMDELFQDRFFAREPQDTYHYLPFSLHHRRPHFFFPKSRIVRSLMPFSPFEPLNFHAMFQPFLEMIHEAQQAMDVPFHSPAFQHPFPESIGEGDDDRAVCREIRHNSTGCLRMKDQCDKCREILSVDCSADNPSQAQLRRELNDSLQMAEMLTRKYNELLQSYQWKMLNTSSLLERLNEQFNWVSRLANLTQGEDQYYLRVTTVASHTSDSDVPSGVTEVVVKLFDSDPITVTVPVEVSMKNPKFMETVAEKALQEYRKKQREE is encoded by the exons ATGATGAAGACTCTGCTGCTGTTTGTGGGGCTGCTGCTGACCTGGGAGAGTGGGCAGGTCCTGGGGGACCAGTCAGTGTCCGAAAATGAGCTCCAGG AAATGTCTGACCAGGGAAGTAAGTATGTCAATAAGGAAATTCAAAATGCTGTCAACGGGGTAAAAGAGATCAAGACTCTCATAGAAAAAACGAACGAAGAGCGCAAGACACTGCTTAGCAACCTAGAGGAagccaagaagaagaaagag GATGCCCTAAATGAGACCAGGGAATCAGAAACAAAGCTGAAGGAGTTCCCAGGAGTGTGCAATGAGACCATGATGGCCCTCTGGGAAGAGTGTAAGCCCTGCCTGAAACAGACCTGCATGAAGTTCTACGCACGCGTCTGCAGAAGTGGCTCAGGCCTGGTTGGCCGCCAG CTCGAGGAGTTCCTGAACCAGAGTTCGCCCTTCTACTTCTGGATGAACGGTGACCGCATCGACTCGCTGCTGGAGAACGACCGGCAGCAGACACACATGCTGGACATCATGCAGGACCGCTTCAGCCGCGCCTCCAGCATCATGGACGAGCTCTTCCAGGACCGGTTCTTCGCCCGGGAGCCCCAGGACACCTACCACTACCTGCCCTTCAGCCTGCACCACCGGAGGCCTCACTTCTTCTTTCCCAAGTCCCGCATTGTCCGCAGCTTGATGCCCTTCTCTCCGTTCGAGCCCCTCAACTTCCACGCCATGTTCCAGCCCTTCCTTGAGATGATACACGAGGCTCAGCAGGCCATGGACGTCCCCTTCCACAGCCCAGCCTTCCAGCACCCGTTCCCGGAATCCATAGGAG AAGGTGACGATGACCGGGCCGTGTGCAGGGAGATCCGCCACAACTCCACAGGCTGCCTGCGGATGAAGGACCAGTGTGACAAGTGCCGGGAGATCTTGTCTGTGG ACTGTTCTGCCGACAACCCCTCCCAGGCTCAGCTGCGGCGGGAGCTCAACGACTCCCTCCAGATGGCCGAGATGCTGACCAGGAAGTACAACGAGCTGCTGCAGTCCTACCAGTGGAAGATGCTCAACACCTCCTCCCTGCTGGAGCGGCTCAACGAGCAGTTTAACTGGGTGTCCCGCCTGGCAAACCTCACCCAAGGCGAAGACCAGTACTACCTGCGGGTCACCACG GTGGCTTCCCACACCTCTGACTCGGACGTTCCTTCTGGTGTCACCGAGGTGGTCGTGAAGCTCTTTGACTCTGACCCCATCACTGTGACGGTCCCTGTAGAAGTCTCCATGAAGAACCCTAAATTCATGGAGACTGTGGCAGAGAAAGCGCTGCAGGAATACCGCAAGAAGCAGCG GGAGGAGTGA